A single Osmerus mordax isolate fOsmMor3 chromosome 9, fOsmMor3.pri, whole genome shotgun sequence DNA region contains:
- the cdkn3 gene encoding cyclin-dependent kinase inhibitor 3 isoform X2, translating into MRTSEFDSSDDEDTGDEQLTPLQVSWLPLSVVECSQFLGICSLPGCKFKDVRRNLQRDVGELQAQGVEDVFVFCTRGELHKYRVPSLLDTYRQKGLRVHHMPFPDGGTPELDQCCQILEQLQSNLQNNQRTVIHCYGGLGRSGLIAVCLLLQLSVTMTPNKAIEILREHRGSGAIQTVKQYNFLHEFRERVSAYQESKVVPTERSVSR; encoded by the exons ATGAGGACAAGCGAGTTCGATTCATCTGATGACGAAGATACAGGGGATGAACAGCTGACACCGCTACAGGTCTCCTG GTTACCTCTGTCAGTGGTCGAGTGTTCCCAGTTTCTCGGTATATGTTCTTTGCCAG GATGCAAATTTAAAGATGTCAGAAGAAATCTGCAGAGAGATGTCG GTGAGCTTCAGGCCCAGGGTGtggaggatgtgtttgtgttctgcacAAGAGGAGAGCTCCACAAGTACAGGGTTCCCAGCCTGCTGGACACCTACAGGCAGAAAGGCCTCAGGGTGCACCACATGCCCTTCCCAGATGGGGGCACTCCTGAGCTAGACCAATGCTGCCAGATACTGGAGCAGCTTCAGTCCAACCTCCAGAACAACCAGAGGACTGTTATCCA ttgTTATGGAGGCCTGGGTCGCTCTGGATTAA tcgctgtgtgtctgctgctgcagctgtcaGTGACAATGACTCCCAACAAAGCCATTGAGATCCTGAGGGAGCACAGAGGGAGTGGAGCCATACAGACAGTCAAG CAATACAATTTCCTGCATGAGTTCCGTGAGAGGGTCTCAGCCTACCAGGAGAGCAAAGTCGTCCCAACAGAACGATCTGTGTCTCGGTGA
- the cdkn3 gene encoding cyclin-dependent kinase inhibitor 3 isoform X1: MKVTKEQNMRTSEFDSSDDEDTGDEQLTPLQVSWLPLSVVECSQFLGICSLPGCKFKDVRRNLQRDVGELQAQGVEDVFVFCTRGELHKYRVPSLLDTYRQKGLRVHHMPFPDGGTPELDQCCQILEQLQSNLQNNQRTVIHCYGGLGRSGLIAVCLLLQLSVTMTPNKAIEILREHRGSGAIQTVKQYNFLHEFRERVSAYQESKVVPTERSVSR, translated from the exons AATATGAGGACAAGCGAGTTCGATTCATCTGATGACGAAGATACAGGGGATGAACAGCTGACACCGCTACAGGTCTCCTG GTTACCTCTGTCAGTGGTCGAGTGTTCCCAGTTTCTCGGTATATGTTCTTTGCCAG GATGCAAATTTAAAGATGTCAGAAGAAATCTGCAGAGAGATGTCG GTGAGCTTCAGGCCCAGGGTGtggaggatgtgtttgtgttctgcacAAGAGGAGAGCTCCACAAGTACAGGGTTCCCAGCCTGCTGGACACCTACAGGCAGAAAGGCCTCAGGGTGCACCACATGCCCTTCCCAGATGGGGGCACTCCTGAGCTAGACCAATGCTGCCAGATACTGGAGCAGCTTCAGTCCAACCTCCAGAACAACCAGAGGACTGTTATCCA ttgTTATGGAGGCCTGGGTCGCTCTGGATTAA tcgctgtgtgtctgctgctgcagctgtcaGTGACAATGACTCCCAACAAAGCCATTGAGATCCTGAGGGAGCACAGAGGGAGTGGAGCCATACAGACAGTCAAG CAATACAATTTCCTGCATGAGTTCCGTGAGAGGGTCTCAGCCTACCAGGAGAGCAAAGTCGTCCCAACAGAACGATCTGTGTCTCGGTGA